The Canis lupus familiaris isolate Mischka breed German Shepherd chromosome X, alternate assembly UU_Cfam_GSD_1.0, whole genome shotgun sequence genome has a segment encoding these proteins:
- the LOC102152223 gene encoding uncharacterized protein LOC102152223 isoform X1 — protein MPTGWDPRGGPCQLDGLARWTRANRTGPRVVYSCQPDGTHVVDPCQLDGTHVVDPCQPDGTREMDPCQLDGTHMVDPCQPDGTHVVDPCQLDGTHMVDPCQPDGTHVVDPCQLDGTREVDPCQLDGTHMVDPCQPDGTHVVDPCQPDGTHVVDPCQLEGSRGGPMPTGWDPRGGPCQLDGLARWTRANRTGPRVVYSCQPDGTHVVDPCQLDGTHVVDPCQPDGTHVVDPCQLDGTREVDPCQLDGTHMVDPCQPDGTHVVDPCQPDGTREVDPCQLDGTHMVDPCQLDGTHVVDPCQLDGTREVDPCQLDGTRVVDPCQLDGTHVVDPCHLDGTCMVDPCQLDRIRVVDPCQLYPSRQRGGGVRGWVRQMKGTQKYKLHL, from the coding sequence ATGCCAACTGGATGGGACCCACGTGGTGGACCCTGCCAACTGGATGGGCTCGCGAGGTGGACCCGTGCCAACCGGACGGGACCCCGCGTGGTGTACTCATGCCAACCGGACGGGACCCACGTGGTGGACCCATGCCAACTGGACGGGACCCACGTGGTGGACCCATGCCAACCGGACGGGACCCGCGAGATGGACCCATGCCAACTGGACGGGACCCACATGGTGGACCCATGCCAACCGGACGGGACCCACGTGGTGGACCCATGCCAACTGGACGGGACCCACATGGTGGACCCATGCCAACCGGACGGGACCCACGTGGTGGACCCATGCCAACTGGACGGGACCCGCGAGGTGGACCCATGCCAACTGGACGGGACCCACATGGTGGACCCATGCCAACCGGACGGGACCCACGTGGTGGACCCATGCCAACCGGACGGGACCCACGTGGTGGACCCATGCCAACTGGAGGGTTCGCGAGGTGGACCCATGCCAACTGGATGGGACCCACGTGGTGGACCCTGCCAACTGGATGGGCTCGCGAGGTGGACCCGTGCCAACCGGACGGGACCCCGCGTGGTGTACTCATGCCAACCGGACGGGACCCACGTGGTGGACCCATGCCAACTGGACGGGACCCACGTGGTGGACCCATGCCAACCGGACGGGACCCACGTGGTGGACCCATGCCAACTGGACGGGACCCGCGAGGTGGACCCATGCCAACTGGACGGGACCCACATGGTGGACCCATGCCAACCGGACGGGACCCACGTGGTGGACCCATGCCAACCGGACGGGACCCGCGAGGTGGACCCATGCCAACTGGACGGGACCCACATGGTGGACCCATGCCAACTGGACGGGACCCACGTGGTGGACCCATGCCAACTGGACGGGACCCGCGAGGTGGACCCATGCCAACTGGACGGGACCCGCGTGGTGGACCCATGCCAACTGGACGGGACCCACGTGGTGGACCCATGCCATCTGGACGGGACCTGCATGGTGGACCCATGCCAACTGGACAGGATCCGCGTGGTGGACCCATGCCAACTGTACCCAAGCCGCCAGAGGGGCGGCGGGGTGAGAGGATGGGTGAGACAGATGAAGGGGACTCAGAAGTACAAGCTCCACTTATGA